Within Winogradskyella helgolandensis, the genomic segment AGCCCAATAAATGTACGATGATGAGCAAGAATGGATGTCTGTTTTTATGATATCGTCACAACCATTATGAGATAATCTCGTGGTAGATCCTGTGCTTTGTATATCAATAATCTCTCCGGTAACATTAATATAAAAATTAGCATCCGGAACGGGGTTTACCAAATCGGTAGTTGGAGTTAAACCATAGTTTTCATCACAGCCTTCATACCAAGATTCTCCAGTGTCTTCGGCGGTTCCCGCAATAAATACCTGAGATGATGCAGGGTTGTAAAAATCGTCGTGCTTTTGTACCGTAACCAAAATCCTTTCAACACCAGCAGGGACAATTATGGGTTCGTCAAATTCTACATTTATAATTTCGGGAGTGCCGTTTATATTTGGAGATTGTCCGATGCCACGCCTTCCGAGCACTACTGGCGGATAAAGCGAGTAAAAAAACACGGGGAAGTTAGCATCAATACTATACACATTAAATTGTAAAAGTGCTCCGTCATTAGACTGACTCAGCGCAACTTGTCCAGACGTTATTTTAAACTGCTCATTGGGGTTGATCCCAAAATCCTCTAAAACAAATATCTTAGACCAGCTCTCGTCTCTTTCACAAGAGAACATGTCTGTCGCAATTGGAGTGGTGCCTACATTATGCGTTAACGTAATTTGCGCAAAAGACTGAATGCTATAGCCAAAGCATAATATACCGAGTAAAATAAATTGTAAAGGTTTAGGCATTCTTTAATTTAGGGTTTGTCAATACTATCGACTTGTGATCTTTAGGATTGATAATTGTTTACAGATGCCTAAAAATAATAAATAGATTTAATTATGTAAGAATTTTAGAGGTTATTACGATTCGTTAGGCTCTAATTAAGTAAGCAAATTTTATATTCTTTTTAAGGTTTATTGTTCCGTTTCATTTGGCATCATGTCATTTATATATGCTTGTTTGTTTTCTTTTTCCAATAACCCGTTCTGTAATAACGTGGCAAACCATTCAGAAAATACCTTAGCTCCTTTATGGTTTACATGTTGAAGATCTCCATACTGAGAATTAGAGAGTGGAAAACTTGAAAAGTCCATATAATCTATAGTTCCGTATCGTGTTTTCAGTATTTCAAGATATTTTTCCTCATTAACAGACTCACGATATGTTTTGTGAAGCGGACTTCTTATCAAAATAACTTTTTTACTGTTTTCTTCACAAAATTTAATTATAGCATCCAGATATGATAAATTGACTTCGGAAACCTTATCATCTACTGATTGAGGTGGTTCTTCTAGGCTAGATAGTGTATTTACTAAAGAATCTGTTTTGTCTCGTTTTAAATAGAAGTAATTACCAAAGTCGTTAGAGAAATACTCGTCATTTTTAATGATTCTTGTAAGTTTCCTTTTTAGGGAAAGCGACTGCACATTTATAAATGCTGCTGGATTCTTTTTTAATAATAATAGTTGGTCAGAATTACTGATAAAAGAAGAATATTTAGGGTATTTGTAGGGTATGTATTTGTTACTCCAAATATTTTCATTCATGTTTAATTGATTGTCTGTGAATTCAATAAAAACAACTTTTAGTGAAGAATTTTGTTTAATAACCTCTTTCATTTTAGAGTAAATGTAAAAATAGGAATCGCCAGATTGAGAAAGGTTTTTTAAGCTAGGAATGAGACTGTCGTTAAATGCGCATTCGGGTTGAGAATGCCCTAAAACGATATATTTAGGATTGTTCTGAAGTTTAAAACTCGTAAATTTTCTATCTAAAGATGTTGCTCCAATTAAAGTCAAAACAATTATGCCTAATAAAAGGAACGTGAAAAGTAAAATACGTTTAATAAATATGCTCATAACTAAAATTGAAAATATATAAATTCTTGTTGTTTTCCTTGATGCATAAAAATCAGTAGGCATATGATAAGGTAAAAACACCATCTGTAATAGCGTTTTTCAATTCTACAAAGTTGAGATAAGGTGTGTTGTCCTTCCCGTCCCAACCATTCTATAACGATAAAGAAACAGATGAGAAGTAGCGTTAATAACGTATCACTTGTTAGTGATTGGGGTATATTGAATAAAGACCCTGAGAATATACCTGTAATATAATCTATGGCATGTTGAAGCGATTCTGCCCTAAAAAATATCCAGGCAAAAACGGTTAACCCAAAAGTAAATGACATTAACCAAAAATCTTTAAGACTTGGTAAGCGTTTGTCTTTTGCAACAATATCTAAATAATTTCTGTTCTTTTTTGTGAGAAGAATGGGCAAAAAGTATAATGCGTTTAACGCTCCCCAAACGATAAAGGTCCAATTTGCACCATGCCAAAATCCACTGACTAGAAATATGATGAATACATTCCGAATTTTATTTAATAGACTACCTCGACTTCCACCTAAAGGTATATAGACATAATCCCTAAACCATGTGGAAAGCGATATGTGCCAACGTCTCCAAAATTCAGCTATATCTCTGGAAAAATATGGAGTTGCAAAATTTTGTTTTAAATTAAAACCAAAGAGACGCGACGTTCCAATGGCAATGTCTGAATACCCAGAAAAATCACCATAAATTTGAAATGTAAAAAAGATAGCACCTAATACTAAAGTGCTTCCTGAATAGTCTGAAGAATTGTTGAAAATTTGATTGGCATATTCAGCACAATTATCTGCAATAACTATTTTTTTGAATAATCCCCAAAGTATTTGTCGCATGCCATCAATAGCTTTAGCGTAATCGAAATGACGTTTTTTATAAAATTGAGGTAATAGATTTGTGGCACGTTCAATTGGTCCTGCTACTAGTTGAGGAAAAAAGCTCACAAAAGCAAAGAATGCAATAATGTCTTTAGTGGGTTCTAGTTTTCTTTTATAAACATCTATAGAATAGCTTAAGGTTTGAAACGTATAAAAACTAATTCCAACGGGTAGAATTATATTTAAGGAATTTGAACTGATTTCAGTACCAAATAATGAAAAGGCACTCGTAAAATTGTCAATAAAAAAATTAAAGTATTTAAAGAACCCAAGAAAACCAAGATTAACGAAAATGCTAATCCATAGCAACTGTTTTCTTTTTGTGTCGTTGTCTTGTTTAGATAGGCTAAGTCCAATCAAATAATCAACAAGGCTACTAAATAGGATTAAAGATAAAAAGCGCCAATCCCACCACGCATAAAATATATAACTGGCGATTACAATTATTAAATTTTGGAGCTTTAGGTTTTTATTCGCGATAAACCAATAAATAATAAAAATGATTGGTAAAAATATAGCGAAATCAATGGAGTTAAAAAGCATTTTTTTTAGTCTAAAATAGTTCAGTATTTGATTCGCATAAATAGAACTTTAAAGTTGACTTCTTTTAGCGTAGTGAAACGACGAATTTAATGAATAAATATCGAACTGAATTGCATCGCTTTATAAGCGTTGATAGTATTGTTTTAATTAGAGCGTACTTATTATTCTAAACTAACAACGTTTTATTTAGACTTCAATTTGAATTAATTCTTCTGTTTTTTTTTAACTAATGGCTTTCATCTGCTAAAGGAGAAATCATAATATGTGCTCTGTGTGTTCCAGGATTCATAATCCAAGGATGGTTTGAAGCTACTGGTGCTTCTGGTAAACCTGTAGATGCTGAGGTAGCCCACGGTAAATAAACCACATAACGTAATTTTGCTCCATCTACTTTTGCAGTTTCTGGATCGTACTCGGCTTTAGGGCCGGAATAGATGTGCAACGTCGCTCCTGAGGTGATATTAAATTTACCGGCTTTCATTTCTTCTTCACGGATGTCAAAGATTTCTTGATGCTTTTTTCCTTCGGCTTTTAAAGCGCGTCCTCTTGCCATAAACGGTTCGAGATCTTTATGGTAACATGCTGCACTAAATCCATTTTTGTTAGGGTCATCTGCAAGCACAATAAATTCATTATCACCTTCTTTTAAAGTTACAAATTCACCTGCCATATTATAGCCAATCACTTTACATCCAGATCTACTGGCTTCTGGAGCGGCCATTAGTGCGGTTGCAATTAAGGCGTCATCAGTAGTGATAGCTTGTAAGGCTTTGTTTGTTTCGGTTAGTGTGGATTCTGTTGTGATTTCCGTGGTCTCAGATTCTTGTATGGTCGTTTTTGTTTTGTCTGATGAATTACAAGACACTAATAGTCCTGCAAAAACGAATGCTGTGATGATGAGTTTCATATTGGTTGTTGGATTTTTAGATTATTGGATTGAATTGTTGTTTTTAAAGTTACTAAAATCTGATGAGATGAAGGTATTTGAGTCTATATGATTTTTTGTGTTTTAAAGCTTCTCAATACATTCCGACAAAAAAGTGGAACACTCGAAGTGACAACACGTATATCACAAAAATAATCCTAATGGGTTACATCAGGATTTTATAAGCGTTAAAGAAATGTGACCAGCCAATTTATGTGATTATTTAATAGACTTTTTCGTATTGATTTAATGTACCTCCACGTATTATTTTACGTACTGATGACCAGAAGCTCAATAATGAACCAGTGGACCTATTAGAGAGGTCTGTAAGGATTAATAGGTTATTAACATAGTGTTGAAGATCTTTGTCTATTGGACGATAGAAAGCCATACTCCATTCCGAAAAATACCTCTGTTTAACTGGTGCCTCCCACAATACTTTTATGCTATGGTGCCTTTTATCTGCCATAATGTTTTCAAATACGTTTAGCACATCTTTTTCGAGTCCTTCTAGAATTTGAACGAAACTTCCATTATGATAGATGAGACATCCTGAGATATTATTTGCTGTGTTGGTAGCAATAGCTGTTTCAAGAATATTGTCTAAATCGTCAAGCTCTAAATCTGAGTTTCCTATAGAATGGTAATTTAATTGATACATATTGTTTTTTAGAGTTGACAATGTGATGCTTGATTTTTATAAAGTGAAGCTGCGCTAAAATAACAATTTACTTCACAAATTAATTGCGCTTGTGTAAAGTGTAGAAACTAATTCATAGGCTTAAGAAGCCTATTGTAATTTCAATATGGAGCATTTTAAGGTGATCAACTTATTTATAAAATTAAAAAAATCCTGATGGGTTAATAACATCAGGATTTTTTAGAATGTGCTTAGTGCGCAGAATTAAATGTAATATTTAGGTTTCTCTTTCATGAGATGCCTGCGTCCGCAAGAATTTATTCAACTAAAACCCATTCTCCTTTTTCAATTAAAGGAATGGCCTGTTTGTATTTTACTTCTTTGGCTTCTCCACTCATTACATGCTTAATAGTCACCTTATCATTACGACCAATTTTTGCATGTTCTCTAACGATAGTTTCAACCACTTGCTGTTGGCGCGATGCACCTTCACCAACTTGTCTGCTTTGAGAAGAACGCTCATCTAAATTTTGAATCTCGTCTTTTTGAGTTTCTAATTTTTCTTGTTTACGTGCTCTTGCTTCTTGAATAGTATCTGCTGTTTCTTGAGGGATTTCACCTTTAAATAAGAATGAAATTACATCTTTATTCACTTGGTCAATCATTGCTTTAAACAATTCAAAAGACTCAAACTTATAAATTAACAATGGATCTTTTTGCTCATGAACAGCTAACTGAACCGATTGCTTTAATTCGTCCATTTTACGTAAATGTACCTTCCAAGCATCATCTACAATGGCTAAGGTAATGTTCTTTTCAAAATCATTAATTAATTGCTTTCCTTTAGTTTCGTAGGCTTTCTGTAAGTCTGTTACAACTTGTAAATTCTTAACTCCATCTGTAAATGGTACAACGATACGTTTAAATTTATCGCGTTGTGTATCATATACATTTTCAATAACAGGAAATGCTAAATCTGCTGCGCGTTGCATTTTTTCGCGGTAATGCTTAAAGGCTGCTTTATAAATCGTACCAGCAATATCAGTCGCATTCATTTTTCCGAATTCAGATTCAGAAATAGGGGATGCCATTGAGAAATAACGAATCAATTCGAATTCAAAATTCTTAAAATCGTTGGCGTTTTTATTCGTTTCAGCAATACCTTCAGACGTATCAAAAATCATGTTCGCTAAATCCACTCTCAAACGTTCACCATGTAAAGCATTACGACGACGTTTATAAATGACTTCACGTTGTGCGTTCATCACATCATCATATTCTAATAAACGCTTACGCACACCAAAGTTATTCTCTTCTACTTTTTTCTGTGCACGCTCAATAGACTTAGAAATCATGCCGTGTTGTATCACTTCACCTTCTTTTAAGCCCATTCTGTCCATCATCTTAGCGATTCGTTCAGAGCCAAATAAACGCATTAGGTTATCTTCTAAAGACACATAGAACTGTGAACTTCCTGGATCTCCTTGACGACCAGCTCTACCACGTAACTGTCTATCGACACGACGAGAATCATGACGCTCAGTACCTACAATGGCTAAACCACCTGCTTTTTTAACGTCTTCACTTAACTTAATGTCGGTACCACGACCAGCCATGTTGGTGGCAATGGTTACTTGTCCTGCATTACCAGCTTGTGCTACAATATCAGCTTCTTTTTTGTGTTGTTTCGCGTTTAAGACGTTATGGTCTATTTTACGAATGCTTAACATTTTACCTAAAAGTTCTGAAATTTCAACGTTAGTTGTACCAATTAGTACAGGTCTTCCGGCTTGTGCTAAAGTTGTGACTTCATCGATAACGGCATTATATTTTTCACGCTTTGTTTTGTAAACTAAATCGTCTCTATCATCTCTAGCGATTGGTCTGTTAGTTGGAATCTCAACAACATCTAATTTGTAGATTTCCCAAAGTTCACCAGCTTCTGTAACCGCAGTACCTGTCATACCAGATAATTTACGGTACATTCTAAAGTAATTTTGAAGTGTTACGGTTGCGAACGTTTGTGTTGCGGCTTCAATTTTTACATTTTCCTTAGCTTCAATCGCTTGGTGTAATCCGTCAGAATAACGACGACCATCCATAATACGACCGGTTTGCTCATCTACAATCATAACTTTGTTGTCCATAACAACGTACTGATTGTCTTTTTCGAAAAGAGCGTAAGCTTTAAGTAATTGATTTAACGTATGAATGCGTTCAGACTTAATTCCGAAGTCTCTAAATAATTCTTCTTTGAGATTCGCTTCTTCTTCAGAGGATAATCCTTGTGATTCAATTTTAGCGATTTCAAGTCCGATTTCAGGCATCACGAAGAAATTTGGATCATCTTCACCAGAAAGGAATTCAACTCCTTTATCAGATAATTCTACCTGATTATTTTTTTCATCAATAACATAATAGAGTTCCTCATCTACTTTAGGCATTTCTCTATTGTTATCTTGCATGTAGTAGTTTTCCGTTTTTTGAAGCAATTGTTTTACACCTTCTTCAGATAAAAACTTTATTAATGCTTTATTTTTAGGAATACCTCTGTAAGCTCTTAATAATTGAAAACCACCTTCTTTTGTATCACCAGCTGCAATTAACTTTTTTGCTTCAGCTAAAACACCTATTAAGTATTTACGTTGCACTTCTTCAATCGCATTTACTTTAGGTTTTAAGGCATCAAATTCGTGCTCATCTCCTCTAGGAACTGGACCTGAAATGATTAATGGTGTACGTGCATCATCGACTAATACAGAATCGACCTCATCAACAATCGCATAGTGATGTGGACGTTGTACTAAATCATCTGGCGAATGTGCCATGTTATCACGTAAATAATCGAAACCAAATTCGTTGTTGGTTCCGTAAGTAATATCTGCGTTATAGGCTTTACGACGTGCATCAGAGTTAGGTTGGTGGTAATCAATACAATCAATACTCATACCATGAAACTGAAAGATTGGTGCCATCCAAGCGCTATCTCGTTTTGCTAAGTAATCGTTCACTGTTACTAAGTGCACTCCTTTACCAGCTAAGGCATTTAAATATACCGGAAGCGTCGCTACCAATGTTTTACCTTCACCAGTTTGCATCTCTGCAATTTTACCTTGGTGCATCGCAATACCACCAATCAATTGAACATCGTAGTGAATCATATCCCAAGTAATTGGTTTACCTGCAGCATCCCAAGAGTTTGACCAAACGGCTTGGTCACCTTCTAAGGTTACATAATCATTATCACCAGAAATTTCACGGTCAAACGCATTTGCTGTCACCGGAATTTGCGTATTATGTACAAAACGTTTTGCAGTTTCTTTTACCACGGCGAACGCTTCGGGAAGAATGTCGTTTAAAACACCTTCAGTGACTTCGTAAATCTCGTCATCAATTTTATCGACCTCTAGATACATGTCTTCACGTTCGTCGATGTCTTCTGTAAGTTGTGCTTTTGCTAAAAGATCATCTTTTTTTGTTTGAAGAGGTTGTCTTGCTTCGGCAATTTTTGCTTTAAATTCAGCTGTTTTTGCTCTAAGCTCGTCATGCGATAAAGCTTCTAAAGCTTTTTCAAACGTTTTTATTTTTTCAACAATAGGTTTAATGGCACCAACGTCTTGTTTGGATTTATCTCCAACAAAAACTTTAAGTACTTTATCTAAAAAGGTCATATTATGATGTTTGTAATGGATTGATTGGTATCAATCTTTAATGTTAATTTCAGTTAGTTTTACATATTTTAAAAACATGATATCTAATTAAAAACACTTCTAATGAGCTTCGCTCGGTATCTTCAATTAAAATATATTTTCATTTCGATTATCCTCGAGGGGATCATCAATATCTTATAAATTTCGTTTCGGAAAAAAACCTCCCGAAAATAAAAAAAGTCTCTCAGTTATGATAACGCAAGAGACTTTTTTGTGATAATTTTATATGTTAATATTCGTCCTCATTCCAGAGGTAATCTTCGTCAGTAGGATAATCTGGCCAAATTTCTTCAATAGAGTCGTAAGAATCTCCTTCATCTTCTATTGCTTGTAAATTTTCAACAACTTCTAAAGGTGCTCCTGTTCTAATTGCGTAGTCAATAAGCTCGTCTTTGGTTGCTGGCCAAGGCGCATCACTTAAATAAGATGCTAATTCTAATGTCCAATACATAATTGCGTTGTAATTTAATTTTTTGCAAAAATAATTTTTTAGTTGAACAATCCAAGAGAAAATTAAGTTAATTAGTATTTATCTCAAATAAATTAATATTCTGGTCTCGCTGAACATTTATATTTATGCGTTTTGAATCTTTCAAATTTCATTTATAAATGTTTTATCATTAATAAAAAGAACGTATAATTTTCAACTTTTATTTCAGACTAAATTTTGCTGTTTAATCCAATTACTAAAGAGATTGCTTCGTCCTGCGTCCTCGCAATGACATTTAATTAAGATTCTTTATTGGGAATCCACTTTATCTCTTCAGCGTGTAAGTCATGTGACAACTTCCGTGCCAACACAAAAAGGTAGTCAGATAGTCTATTAATATACATTAAAGTTTCGGGTTGAAACGGTTCTAAGTCATTGAGATGCGATGCTAAACGTTCCGCTCTACGGCACACCGTACGTGCAATGTGACAGAATGACACGGTTGTGTGGCCACCAGGTAAAACGAAATGCGTCATTGGTGGAAGACTATCTTCCATGAGGTCCATGCCTTTTTCTAGTTTCTCAATGTCTTCGTTAGATATCTTTGGAATGTTTAAGCGTGCTTTACCATTTTTTAATTGCGCTTTTTCTGGATCTGTCGCTAAAATGGCTCCGACGGTAAAAAGTCGATCTTGAATATCCATCAACGTATTTTTATACAATTGATCTATATCTTGGTCTCTGATTAAGCCGATATGTGAGTTGAGCTCGTCTATGGTGCCGTAACTTTCTATTCGTATATGATGTTTAGGAACACGTGTGCCACCGAAAAGTGCGGTTGTTCCTTTGTCTCCTGTTTTTGTGTATACTTTCATATTTCAAAGTTAAGAGTTATGGGTGAAATGTTGAGAATTATGAGTTAAAAATTATATGTGTAAAGTAAAATGTAAAAAGTAAAAAGTGTAAAGTGTGAAGTGGAAAGTGAAAAGTTTTGAGATTTGAAGATGAATCATGAAGGCAATAGAAGAGAGAAAATAGAAAATAGAAAATAGAAGAAAGAGGATGGAGTTGTGAGTTGTTGGTTATTGGTTGGAAAGAGACAGGATGTAAGAGTCAGGATACAAGATGCAAGAACCAAGGGTAAAGGTTTGATGGTAAAGAGTATATAGATTAGATTTTTTAGTTAGAAATGACGAGTTTGAGCTAAATGCTAAATGCTAAGAGTAACTGTTTTACTGATCACTGCCTACTGACCACTGCCAACTGACCACCGCCTACTAATTAAATGTATCACTTTCAATAACACCATCACGTAAACGAATAACCCGTTTGGCATGTGCTGCAATGTCTTCTTCGTGAGTTACCATAATTACGGTGTTTCCTGCAGCATGAATATCTCCAAAGAGTTTCATGATTTCGATTCCTGTTTTAGAGTCTAAGTTACCTGTTGGCTCATCGGCAAGGATGATTGATGGTTTGTTGACTAAAGCTCTTCCTACGGCGACACGTTGTCGTTGTCCACCAGAAAGTTGATTGGGCTTATGATCCATTCGGTCTGCTAATCCAACATCTGTTAAAACTTCTGTAGCACGTGCAATCCGATCTTTTTTTGAAAATCCAGCATAGACCATTGGTAGCGCCACATTATCTAAAGCAGTTGTTCTTGGAAGTAGGTTAAAGGTTTGAAAAACGAATCCGATTTCCGTATTTCTAATATCGGCGAGTTCGTCATCTGACATTTGACTCACGTCATTTCCGTTTAGGTTGTAAGAACCTGCCGTTGGTGTGTCTAAGCAGCCTAATAGATTCATTAATGTCGATTTACCAGAACCCGAAGGTCCCATAATTGCTACATATTCTCCACGTTTTATATCTAAATCGATACCTTTTAAAACATGAACAATTTCTTGTCCTAGTTTAAAATCTCTAATGATGTTTCTAATTTCGATGACGTTGGCACTCATATATAATAACTATTGTGGCTTAAACCTTTTGCAAGATATAAGAATTAAAAAATCGATTCACCAAATAAGACGTTAAAGTTGAACCTTTGTTACATTCTAATTTTAAAATGTTCCTTAACTTGTTCTCTTCTAAAAAACACGAAGCCTAAATTGAAGCCATCTACGGTTACCGTAACAGCGTCGTGATTCTTGATGTATTCCCATGCTTCTGTCATGCCTTTGGACCAATAAATATCGTCGAACACAAAAACAGAATCATTATGGGCTTTTGGTAATAAGGCTTCAAAATATTTGATGGTGGCTTCTTTGTTGTGATGCCCATCGAAGAAAATAAAATCATAATTCTCTTCTTTTAAATTGGGGATTGTATCTAAAAAATTACCAACTAAGAATTCCACATTCGTTATGTTATTATTTTCTAGTTTGGATTTGGCAAGAGCTGAGGTGTTTGGACAGCCTTCAATGGTTATAATTTTCGAAGTTGGGGTTGCTATTGCTATGGCATAAGTTCCCATGCCGAGAGACGTACCCAATTCTAAACTATTCTTAAACCCAAAATATTTTGAAAGTCGGTATAAAAGCTGTGCATCTTTTTTAGAACTGCTAGAGGCTTTTACCATTTTAGAAACGTGTCTGTGATTAGCGTCTAAAGTTTTTGAGCCTTCTCCTAAATCTATAATTTGCAGTGTTGTTCTTGAGTTTAGTAGCTCTTTTTTATAGTGTTTGAGTTTAGTGTAGGCTTCATAATCGGTTTTGTCATAAAGGCATTTGGTTACAAAATTATAGACAAAAGGGGAGTGGACTCCGTGTTGATTGGTGGCTTTTGAAAGGAATTTTATGTATGCTTTTATTTGGTACACGTTTTGGATTTGCTGAGATTCAAAGATTCAAAGTTTTAGAGTTGCTGAGTTTCAGAGTTTCTTTTTCTCGCTAAGGCGCTAAGGCGCAAAGGAAAAAAAATATTACTTACCTTAATGCTTTGCGGCTTTGCGGCTTTGCGTGAGGCTTCAGCCTTCCAGTTTCTCAGCTAATTCAAACCAACGCATTTCTTTTTCTTCAATGGTATCAATAATAACTTGTAGCTTTTCTGAAAGTTTACTGATTTGATCTTGGGATAAGTCCGGATTATGGAACTTGGCTTCTAATTCTGTTTTATCGAATTCTAATGACCGTATTTTAGATGTTAAATTTTTATATTCCTTTTGTTCGTTGTAATCTAGCTTATTGGCTTCATTTTGCTTTTCCGCTTTTGTGTCAACAACTTTTTCTACGACTTCAATTTGTTTAGGCTGACTTGCATCATAAGCTCTAAAATCAGAGTAATTGCCAGGGAAATCGTCAACGATACCTTCACCCCTAAACACAAACATATGATCTACAATTTTATCCATAAAGTAACGGTCGTGAGACACGACTAACAATACTCCTGGGAAATCCATTAAAAACTCTTCAAGAACATTTAGGGTTACAATATCCAAATCGTTTGTTGGCTCATCGAGAATTAAAACATTCGGGTTCTGAATTAAAACAGTACATAAATACAATCGTTTTTGTTCACCTCCACTTAGTTTTTCAACAAAGTCCCATTGTTTCTTTCTATCGAATAAAAACTTTTCTAGTAATTGCTGTGCGCTAATTTGTCGGCCTTTGGCTAGCGGAATATACTCGCCAAATTCTTTAATGACATCAATAACTTTTTGATTAGGTTTGGCTTTAATTCCGCCTTGCGTGTAATAACCGATTTTAACCGTCTCACCCAAAACAACTTTACCGCTATCTGGCTGTGCTGTTTGTGTAAGAAGGTTTAAAAACGTTGATTTTCCTGTTCCGTTTTTGCCAATAATACCAATACGCTCTCCTTTTTTAAAGGTGTATTCAAAATTATTAAGAATCGTTTTGTCTTTAAATGCTTTTGAGACCTTATGAAACTCTATGATTTTACTCCCAAGGCGTTCCATGTTAATGTCCAATTCGATAGTGTGATCGTTACGGCGTTGGTGTGCTTTGGATTTTATTTCAGAAAAATCATCAATTCTACTTTTTGATTTTGTAGTACGTGCTTTGGGTTGGCGACGCATCCATTCCAATTCTTTTTTAAAGAGCTGTTTTGCTTTTCCAACTTCAGTCGCTTGATTCTCTATTCTGGCTTCTTTCTTTTCTAAATAGTAAGAGTAATTACCTTTATACGTATGTAATTCACCATGGTCTAATTCTATAATTTCATTACAAACACGTTCTAAGAAGTAACGGTCGTGTGTCACC encodes:
- a CDS encoding ABC-F family ATP-binding cassette domain-containing protein encodes the protein MNYLNVENISKSFGELVLFKNLSFSIHKDQKIAFVAKNGSGKTSILKMLAGKDTPDDGQIVARKGLRLAFLDQEPDLDPNLTLEETIFASDIPILKIIEAYEHALKNPEDADAYQKAFEGMDRYNAWEFETQYQQTLSQLKLDDLTLKVKTLSGGQKKRLALAQALLSKPDILILDEPTNHLDLEMIEWLEEYFAKTQQTLFMVTHDRYFLERVCNEIIELDHGELHTYKGNYSYYLEKKEARIENQATEVGKAKQLFKKELEWMRRQPKARTTKSKSRIDDFSEIKSKAHQRRNDHTIELDINMERLGSKIIEFHKVSKAFKDKTILNNFEYTFKKGERIGIIGKNGTGKSTFLNLLTQTAQPDSGKVVLGETVKIGYYTQGGIKAKPNQKVIDVIKEFGEYIPLAKGRQISAQQLLEKFLFDRKKQWDFVEKLSGGEQKRLYLCTVLIQNPNVLILDEPTNDLDIVTLNVLEEFLMDFPGVLLVVSHDRYFMDKIVDHMFVFRGEGIVDDFPGNYSDFRAYDASQPKQIEVVEKVVDTKAEKQNEANKLDYNEQKEYKNLTSKIRSLEFDKTELEAKFHNPDLSQDQISKLSEKLQVIIDTIEEKEMRWFELAEKLEG